The Rhopalosiphum maidis isolate BTI-1 chromosome 1, ASM367621v3, whole genome shotgun sequence genome has a segment encoding these proteins:
- the LOC113561154 gene encoding uncharacterized protein LOC113561154: protein MPFSKLMAAYSRQTGHELNTLRFVYDGTSISKRHTSESLGIENGETIFCFKLRHKNTQEKIIINIFSRMINKSIQFKIAKRTSFNKLMATYSRRTGHELNTLRFVYDGTSISKRHTSESLGIENGETIFCFKLRHKVIKK from the exons aTGCCGTTTAGTAAGCTAATGGCTGCTTACAGCCGTCAAACT GGTCATGAATTAAATACTCTAAGATTTGTGTATGATGGTACATCTATTTCCAAAAGGCATACTTCAGAAAGTCTTGGAATTGAAAATGGAGAaaccattttttgttttaaattgagaCATAAG aatacccaagagaaaattataataaacattttttcaaggATGATTAACAaaagtattcaatttaaaatagcaaAAAGGACGTCGTTTAATAAGCTAATGGCTACTTACAGCCGTCGAAct GGTCATGAATTAAATACTCTAAGATTTGTGTATGATGGTACATCTATTTCCAAAAGGCATACTTCAGAAAGTCTTGGAATTGAAAATGGAGAaaccattttttgttttaaattgagaCATAAGGTAatcaagaaataa
- the LOC113561347 gene encoding chromatin modification-related protein YNG2-like, which translates to MYRTRNYESEMAVNKGIAPEPTINLKVHGQNNYFVQFRMKIHTPMKKLMKAYCEGAALDIATLRFQFDGQSFSGEDTPFSLELEDGDIIEVFQHRAGVDGIWNKPSTSREEKTTPYKISEKKIIQKEVAKMNITTTSKTPLVGVIHPTNATNSVANDKVETGPLNGALDNAGVAHSPEELDMPVDSNEQTYCLCKQVSYGKMIACDNSCCPIEWFHFGCVKVTTEPKGKWFCPKCKTNKMKK; encoded by the exons ATGTACAGAACACGAAATTACGAATCAGAAATGGCCGTAAACAAAGGA attgccCCTGAACCTACCATTAATCTTAAAGTTCAtggacaaaataattattttgtccaATTCAGGATGAAGATACATACTCCTATGAAAAAGCTCATGAAAGCTTATTGTGAAGGAGCT gcTTTAGATATTGCAACATTAAGATTCCAATTTGACGGACAATCATTTTCTGGCGAAGATACTCCATTTTCTTTAGAACTTGAGGACGGTGATATTATTGAAGTCTTCCAACACCGGGCTGGtg TCGATGGAATTTGGAACAAGCCGAGCACATCAAGGGAAGAAAAAACAACTCCTTACAAAATATctgaaaagaaaataattcaaaaag AAGTtgcaaaaatgaatattacaaCAACTAGCAAAACACCTTTAGTCGGTGTTATTCATCCAACAAATGCTACCAATAGTGTAGCCAATGATAAAGTAGAGACTGGTCCCCTGAATGGTGCATTAGACAATGCTGGGGTTGCACATTCGCCTGAAGAATTAGACATGCCTGTCGATTCAAATGAACAAACATACTGTTTATGCAAACAAGTTTCTTATGGTAAAATGATAGCCTGCGATAACTCATGT tgtccAATTGAATGGTTCCATTTTGGATGTGTTAAAGTAACTACCGAGCCCAAAGGAAAATGGTTCTGTCCgaaatgtaaaacaaacaaaatgaaaaaataa
- the LOC113549666 gene encoding inhibitor of growth protein 4-like has translation MECIDDQAKLVVQAFDEVSENMRQLTLGKARLEENIYNRASGAKNIEEGVQQIDGIWNKPSTSREEKTTPYKISEKKIIQKEVAKMNITATSKTPLVGVIHPTNATNSVANDKVETGPLNGALDNAGVAHSPEELDMPVDSNEQTYCLCKQVSYGKMIACDNSCCPIKRFHFGCVNVTTKPKGKWFCPKCKTNKMKK, from the exons ATGGAATGCATTGATGACCAAGCTAAACTGGTTGTTCAAGCTTTTGATGAG GTCAGTGAAAATATGAGGCAATTGACTTTAGGTAAAGCAAGGTTAgaagaaaacatttataacagaGCAAGTGGcgcaaaaaatattgaagaagGCGTACAACAAA TCGATGGAATTTGGAACAAGCCGAGCACATCAAGGGAAGAAAAAACAACTCCTTACAAAATATctgaaaagaaaataattcaaaaag AAGTtgcaaaaatgaatattacagCAACTAGCAAAACACCTTTAGTCGGTGTTATTCATCCAACAAATGCTACCAATAGTGTAGCCAATGATAAAGTAGAGACTGGTCCCCTGAATGGTGCATTAGACAATGCTGGGGTTGCACATTCGCCTGAAGAATTAGACATGCCTGTCGATTCAAATGAACAAACATACTGTTTATGCAAACAAGTTTCTTATGGTAAAATGATAGCCTGCGATAACTCATGT tgccCAATTAAACGGTTCCATTTTGGATGTGTTAACGTAACTACCAAGCCCAAAGGAAAATGGTTCTGTCCgaaatgtaaaacaaacaaaatgaaaaaataa